One window of the Chanodichthys erythropterus isolate Z2021 chromosome 2, ASM2448905v1, whole genome shotgun sequence genome contains the following:
- the cldn12 gene encoding claudin-12 — translation MSCRDIHATNAFAFIVAMLSVGGLTIATLIPQWRTTRLLTFNRNAKNVTVYDGLWTKCVQRDGSSGCYYFDADWYSKVDQLDLRLLQFCLPAGLLFSSLALLLCLTGMCKTACCSKTPDDIKNSRCLVNSSGCHLVAGMLLFLGGAIALPPSVWFLFHTRDLNERYDNLFAVEFGVYVAIGSAGGLILAALLMFMWYCMCKKLPSPFWLPLPEVPTMTNSLSAQPLMTNGLPSPVTYAPQSFPPAVLDAPAYVSAQGYPQPVPTQPMPPHVYMPQMSMPDGYGSEVGASQVYSYAPSQSYAPSQGYAPSQSYAPSQRYAGHRYSTRSRMSGIEIDIPVLTD, via the exons ATGTCTTGTCGTGACATTCACGCCACCAATGCCTTCGCCTTCATCGTCGCGATGCTGTCAGTGGGCGGGTTGACCATTGCTACGCTCATTCCTCAGTGGAGAACCACACGCCTGCTTACCTTCAACCGCAATGCCAAAAACGTGACCGTGTACGACGGCCTGTGGACCAAGTGTGTGCAGCGAGATGGTTCTTCGGGTTGCTATTACTTTGATGCTGACTGGTACTCGAAAGTAGACCAGTTGGACCTCAGACTGCTACAGTTCTGTTTACCTGCTG GTCTGCTGTTTTCCAGCTTGGCTCTTCTGCTCTGTCTCACTGGCATGTGTAAAACCGCTTGCTGCTCCAAAACTCCTGACGACATCAAGAACTCGCGCTGCTTGGTCAACAGCTCAGGCTGCCATCTCGTGGCTGGGATGCTTCTGTTTCTAGGTGGGGCCATCGCCTTGCCACCCTCCGTTTGGTTCCTGTTTCACACGCGTGACCTTAACGAGCGCTACGATAACCTGTTTGCCGTTGAGTTTGGGGTGTATGTAGCCATCGGCAGTGCAGGTGGTCTGATCTTAGCTGCTCTGCTGATGTTTATGTGGTACTGCATGTGTAAAAAACTGCCTTCACCCTTCTGGTTACCTCTCCCTGAAGTGCCAACAATGACCAACAGCCTCTCCGCACAGCCCCTCATGACCAACGGCTTGCCTTCTCCTGTGACATACGCCCCACAGAGCTTCCCTCCAGCTGTTCTGGATGCCCCCGCTTATGTCTCAGCACAGGGGTACCCTCAACCTGTACCCACGCAGCCTATGCCGCCCCACGTCTACATGCCACAGATGTCTATGCCTGATGGTTATGGCTCAGAAGTCGGAGCCTCACAAGTATATAGCTACGCCCCCTCGCAAAGCTACGCGCCTTCTCAGGGATACGCCCCCTCGCAAAGTTACGCCCCCTCACAGAGGTATGCTGGGCACCGCTATTCCACACGCTCCCGTATGTCAGGCATTGAGATTGACATTCCCGTCCTTACAGACTGA